In the Ursus arctos isolate Adak ecotype North America unplaced genomic scaffold, UrsArc2.0 scaffold_5, whole genome shotgun sequence genome, one interval contains:
- the ZFYVE16 gene encoding zinc finger FYVE domain-containing protein 16, whose translation MDSYFKAAVSDLDKLLDDFEQNPDEQDYLQDDQNTYDSNHCSVSSELASSQLTSLLPKDQQCINCCASSETCYETNQISLNKTLEGLTSIQNEKNVTGLDLLSSVDGGTSDEIQPLYMGRCSKPVCDLISDMGNLVHVTNSEEDIKQLLPDDFKSSADSLIGLDLSSASETLCASSTDRGNNTVREEQNDINSELQNREISEAEELGIKVDTTPSDSCNYSVRENLKDKKISNQLEPVVDFNMPSALTQQSPKMFDAKDSLQHQDQPCELLKADNCLVKEEVDVAVIAATECLKGGDHTNALPCSFSENEDLYLNDSNTKDENFKLPDFSFQEDRTAIFLKQSAKEGSRDVDRKDNQDVIQDSSPTLNVSGEEIYSSLTCLPVPGSLCGSLIESKAHGDCLPQNEHKDSIQDAVPVPEEIQKSVILGGEPLEETDLLKQEKCKNITEQVGNKKEESSQMVIRVESLDHPGNTNSSAATESQMELSGANAPEFPDHCEGLLFSSSDIDGQDLDYFNIDEGMKSGALISDAELDAFLTEQYLQTSNIKSFEESVNDSKSEMNQIDMKGLDDGNVNNMYFNAETGATGESPGTNMICETVDKQNTTENGGLSLGEKNTIPVEQGLSNSKSEITNEVSVSDINSQSVHVGGARPKQLFSIPSRPRGSKEPNKPDVPNMPESEPSIANMIVPTTCTTDSTTDPQVSFNSNYIDIESNFEGGSTFVTVNEESLPVNTCKEGLVLGQKQPTWVPDSEAPNCMNCQVKFTFTKRRHHCRACGKVFCGVCCNRKCKLQYLEKEARVCVVCFETISKAQAFERMMSPTGSNLKSNHSDECATIQPLQETQTSSIPSPTTLPISALKQPNVEGLCSKEQKRVWFADGILPNGEVADTTKLSSGSKKCSEDMSPLLPDMPLTVNTVDHAHSTTAEKANNEIGDITRNEIIRSPISQVPSAEKLPINTGSERLPTSCSFTLNDDVFAEVEGPPSPTGVLVHSNLPVASTSDYRLLCGIDKNVCNKISLLPNDEDSLPPLLVASGEKGSVPVVEEHPSHEQIILLLEGKSFRPVTFVLNANLLVNVKLVFYSSDKYWYFSTNGLHGLGQAEIIILLLCLPNEDTIPKDIFKLFITIYKDALKGKYIENLDNITFTESFLSSKDHGGFLFITPTFQKLDDLLLPSNPFLCGILIQKLEIPWAKVFPMRLMLRLGAEYKAYPAPLTSVRGRKPLFGEIGHTIMNLLVDLRNYQYTLHNIDQLLIHMEMGKSCIKIPRKKYNDVMKVINSSNEHVISIGASFSTEADSHLVCIQNDGIYQTQANSATGHPRKVTGASFVVFNGALKTSSGFLAKSSIVEDGLMVQITPETMDGLRLALREQKDFKITCGKVDAVDLREYVDICWVDSEEKGNKGVISSVDGISLQGFPSEKIKLEADFETDEKTVKCTEVFYFLKDQDLSVSATRYQFAKEIAMACSAALCPHLKTLKSNGMNKIGLRVSIDTDMVEFQAGSEGQLLPQHYLNDLDSALIPVIHGGTSNSTSLPLEIELVFFIIENLF comes from the exons ATGGACAGTTATTTTAAAGCAGCAGTCAGTGACTTGGACAAACTCCTTGATGATTTTGAACAGAATCCAG ATGAACAAGATTATCTCCAGGATGATCAAAACACATATGATTCTAACCACTGTTCAGTTTCTTCAGAGTTGGCTTCCTCACAGCTGACTTCACTGCTACCGAAGGACCAACAATGTATCAATTGTTGTGCCTCATCAGAAACATGCTATGAAACAAATCAGATTTCCCTGAACAAAACACTTGAGGGACTAACTTccatacaaaatgaaaaaaatgtaacaggACTTGATCTCCTTTCTTCTGTGGATGGTGGCACTTCAGATGAAATCCAGCCTCTCTATATGGGACGATGTAGTAAGCCTGTTTGTGATCTGATAAGCGACATGGGTAACTTAGTTCATGTAACTAACAGTGAAGAAGATATTAAACAGTTATTGCCAGATGATTTTAAGTCTAGTGCAGATTCTTTGATTGGTTTGGATTTATCTTCAGCGTCAGAAACTCTTTGTGCTTCTTCAACAGACCGTGGTAATAATACTGTCAGAGAGGAACAGAATGATATCAACTCTGAAttacaaaatagagaaattagTGAAGCTGAAGAATTGGGTATAAAAGTAGATACAACACCTTCAGATTCATGTAATTACAGTGTAAGAGAGaatttaaaggataaaaagatTTCTAATCAGTTAGAACCAGTTGTTGATTTTAACATGCCATCTGCTTTGACTCAACAAAGTCCCAAAATGTTTGATGCCAAAGACAGCCTACAACACCAGGACCAGCCATGTGAACTACTGAAAGCCGATAACTGTTTGGTAAAAGAGGAAGTAGATGTGGCAGTCATAGCTGCCACAGAATGTTTAAAAGGAGGAGACCATACAAATGCTTTGCCTTGCAgtttttcagaaaatgaagatTTATACTTAAATGATTCAAATACAAAAGATGAAAATTTCAAATTACCTGACTTTTCCTTTCAGGAAGATAGGACTGCTATTTTTCTCAAACAATCTGCAAAAGAAGGCTCAAGAGATGTAGATCGTAAAGATAATCAAGATGTAATTCAGGATTCCTCTCCAACTCTAAATGTTTCAGGTGAAGAGATATACTCCTCACTGACCTGTCTTCCAGTACCTGGGTCTTTGTGTGGATCATTAATTGAAAGTAAAGCACATGGTGATTGTTTACCGCAGAATGAACATAAAGATAGCATACAAGATGCAGTGCCAGTGCCTGAAGAAATACAGAAGAGTGTTATTCTGGGTGGCGAACCATTGGAGGAGACTGATCTTTTGAAacaggaaaaatgtaaaaacataacTGAACAGGTGGGAAATAAGAAGGAAGAGTCCAGCCAGATGGTAATCAGAGTTGAGTCTTTAGATCACCCTGGTAACACAAATTCTTCTGCAGCTACAGAATCTCAGATGGAGCTTTCTGGTGCTAATGCCCCAGAGTTTCCTGATCATTGTGAAGGTCTCCTTTTTTCAAGCAGTGATATTGATGGGCAAGACTTAGATTACTTCAATATTGATGAAGGCATGAAAAGTGGTGCACTAATTAGTGATGCTGAACTTGATGCCTTTCTGACTGAACAGTATCTTCAGACTAGTAACATAAAATCGTTTGAAGAAAGTGTAAATGACTCAAAATCTGAAATGAATCAGATAGACATGAAAGGCCTAGATGATGGGAATGTCAATAATATGTATTTCAATGCTGAAACAGGTGCTACTGGAGAAAGTCCTGGCACTAATATGATTTGTGAAACAGTTGATaaacagaatacaacagaaaatGGTGGCctttctttaggggaaaaaaatacaattccaGTTGAACAAGGGTTATCTAACAGTAAATCTGAGATTACGAATGAAGTATCAGTCTCTGATATTAACAGTCAATCTGTTCATGTTGGAGGGGCCAGACCAAAGCAATTGTTTAGCATTCCATCAAGACCAAGGGGttcaaaagaaccaaataaaCCAGATGTTCCAAATATGCCTGAAAGTGAGCCCAGCATAGCAAATATGATTGTTCCAACCACTTGTACTACCGATTCTACAACTGATCCTCAGGTTAGCTTCAACTCTAATTACATCGATATAGAAAGTAATTTTGAAGGTGGATCCACTTTTGTAACTGTGAATGAAGAATCTCTACCTGTAAACACTTGCAAAGAAGGCCTGGTTTTGGGCCAGAAACAACCTACTTGGGTTCCTGATTCAGAAGCTCCAAACTGTATGAACTGCCAAGTCAAATTTACTTTTACGAAACGGCGACACCACTGCCGAGCATGTGGGAAA gTATTTTGTGGTGTCTGTTGTAATAGGAAGTGTAAACTACAATATCTAGAAAAGGAAGCAAGAGTATGTGTAGTCTGCTTTGAGACTATTAGTAAAG cTCAGGCTTTTGAAAGGATGATGAGTCCAACTGGTTCTAATCTTAAATCTAATCATTCTGATGAATGTGCCACCATCCAGCCTCTTCAGGAGACTCAAACATCCAGTATACCTTCACCTACAACTTTACCGATCTCAGCACTTAAACAACCAAATGTTGAag GATTATGCtccaaagaacagaagagagtaTGGTTTGCAGATGGTATACTGCCCAATGGTGAAGTTGCAGATACAACAAAATTATCATCTGGAAGTAAAAAATGCTCTGAAGACATGAGTCCTCTCTTACCTGATATGCCCTTG ACAGTAAACACAGTGGATCATGCCCATTCTACTACAGCGGAAAAAGCAAACAATGAGATAGGAGATATTACAAGAAATGAGATAATTCGGAGTCCTATTTCTCAGGTTCCATCTGCGGAAAAACTGCCTATAAACACAGGAAGCGAGCGGTTACCTACTTCTTGTTCTTTTACACTAAATGATGACGTTTTTGCAGAAGTTGAGGGACCACCTAGTCCTACTGGTGTCTTAGTTCACAGCAATTTACCTGTTGCTAGTACTTCAGATTATAGGTTACTGTGTGGTATTGACAAGAATGTTTGCAATAAGATTAGTCTTCTACCTAATGATGAGGACAGTTTGCCCCCTCTTCTGGTTGCATCTGGAGAAAAGGGATCAG TGCCTGTAGTAGAGGAACACCCATCTCATGAGCAGATCATTTTGCTTCTTGAAGGGAAAAGTTTTCGTCCTGTTACATTTGTCCTAAATGCTAATCTACTGGTGAATGTCAAGTTAGTATTTT ATTCCTCAGACAAATACTGGTACTTCTCAACCAATGGACTGCATGGCTTGGGACAGGCAGAAATTATTATTCTGTTATTATGTTTGCCAAATGAAGATACTATTCCAAAGGACATCTTCAAACTATTTATCACCATCTATAAGGATGCTCTAAAAG GAAAATACATAGAAAACTTGGACAATATTACTTTTACTGAGAGTTTTCTCAGTAGTAAGGATCATGGAGGATTTCTGTTTATTACACCTACTTTTCAGAAACTTGATGATCTCCTGTTACCAAGTAATCCTTTTCTTTGTGGAATTCTTATTCAGAAGCTAGAGATTCCCTGGGCAAAGGTTTTTCCTATGCGCTTAATGTTGAGACTGGGTGCAGAATATAAAG CATATCCTGCTCCTCTAACGAGTGTTAGAGGCCGAAAACCTCTCTTTGGAGAAATAGGACACACCATTATGAACTTACTTGTT GACCTTCGAAATTACCAGTACACCTTGCATAATATAGATCAGCTATTGATTCATATGGAAATGGGGAAGAGCTGCATAAAAATACCTCGGAAAAAATATAATGAT GTAATGAAGGTTATAAATTCTTCTAATGAGCATGTCATTAGCATTGGAGCTAGTTTTAGTACTGAAGCAGATTCTCACCTAGTCTGTATACAGAATGATGGCATTTATCAAACACAGGCCAACAGTGCCACTGGCCATCCTAGAAAAG TGACAGGTGCAAGTTTTGTGGTATTCAATGGAGCCCTAAAAACATCTTCAGGATTTCTTGCTAAGTCCAGCATAGTTGAAG ATGGCTTAATGGTACAAATAACGCCAGAGACTATGGATGGCTTGCGGCTTGCTCTACGAGaacaaaaagactttaaaattacATGTGGGAAAGTTGATGCTGTAGACCTAAGAGAATATGTGGATATCTGCTGGGTGGattctgaagaaaaaggaaacaaagg TGTTATTAGTTCAGTGGATGGAATATCATTACAAGGATTtccaagtgaaaaaataaaactggaagcaGATTTTGAAACCGATGAGAAGACTGTAAAGTGTACTGAG GTGTTCTACTTTCTAAAGGACCAGGATTTATCTGTTTCAGCAACTCGTTATCAGTTTGCAAAAGAAATAGCCATGGCTTGTAGTGCTGCGCTGTGCCCTCACCTAAAAACTCTAAAGAGTAATGGGATGAATAAAATTGGCCTCAGAGTTTCCATTGACACTGATATG gttgAATTTCAGGCAGGATCTGAAGGCCAGCTTCTTCCTCAGCATTATTTAAATGATCTTGATAGTGCTCTAATCCCTGTGATCCATGGTGGGACCTCCAACTCTACTAGTTTACCATTAGAAATAGAATTAGTATTTTTCAttatagaaaatcttttttaG